GGTAGAACCCCCGGCGGCAGCTCCTCAGGCGGGATGCTGGCCAGCGCATCCACCCGCGGCGGCCTGATGTTGAGCCGCGAGGGGTTCGCCGTCCGGAAGGACGCCCACCGAGCCGCCTGCTCTGGAATCGCCGATTCGGCCTCCTGGATTGCCCAAAACAAGAGCTCCACCTCGTCCGCGCCCTCGTCGCCGACGAAGCGCGCCCTCTCCGCGAAGGTCGCGTGGCCGATTATCTGAAGGTGAATGTCGGCCCACTCGCTGCGATCGGGAAATCGCTCCCGCACCACACGACGCATCTCCCTGCGCGCCGCCGGCGAATCCGGGTCGATCAGAGCCAGCGGCGCCACCGCTGGAGGCGGCAGCGCCCTTGGCTCCGCCACCCTTGTCGCCGGACCCAGCCTCCGCACGCGAACCCGCTTCCGCAGCCTCCCCGCCATGGGTGCCCGTCGAGATCTGGTCTGGGGTCGGAGAGAAACCGGGGGAGGGGCTAGCTGGAGGCGTATTGGAGGGTGGGTAGGTGGGGAGGCGAGTAAATTCTGGctcggggctcgtcgccggcgcgtTTCCCGATGAGGAGCGAGGGACGGGGGCGGGGGTGGGACGGGTCAGCATTTTTTCTATTACTGATTTTTCCTCTCCTAATTATCTGTGTGGATTGTAAAACTTGTCTTCTAAAGTTGTTGCAGAGGTCAGGAGCTTGGGCATTTTTGCTGCCAGTATCATCTTGACTTGGTGATTATGAACAATCGATTCTTTAAAGAATGAATCAAAACAGAACTCTTTCaatcaaattcttcaagggacaAACGAAAGAATGAAGGTATACTTTTGGAGGCCTACACTATATGTCCGTTTACCACTCAAACAATCCTGTAAAACTATTTATGCCTAACGAATTTTTGTAATTCGACAGCTTAATCAGTTCCCGGCCTCGTTGGTGCCGCCGCTCGGGgcggacggaggcgccaggccccTCGGCAGCATGGTGGGCAGAAGTGGCGCATACTTGTCGACGATCGCCTGGTCCTTCAGCTCGCTATCACTGGACACGTCGCGGGCCGGCCGGAGCGGGCGCCCGGCGGAGGCTTCTCTGAGGCTGACGACCAGGAGAACCAGAACGAGGCACGTGGCTATGCGGCTGCTTcgggcgctggaagaagaagaagaagaagccattgTTTCGCGAGCGACAATGAGGAGAGGGTCGGTGCAGGGACTGGCTGTGAGCTGAGACTGAGCAATGAGAGATCTTTCTTGGAGAAGGGAAGGCTGAGGGAGATGATCTTTTTGTGTCCATCTGTGATGGGAGTTTGTGGTGAGTGTTGGGTGGAAGGGGTCAAACGGGGAGGCTGAGTGAGGTGGAAGGGAAGGAGGGGCTACGAATGTTCTCATCACTCCTTTTGTGTTGACTTGGTTAGAGAAGAGAGGCGCAACGTGGAGAAGATGGGTTGTTCTTGTTCCATAGTGGGATCCATATAATCTTGTACAAGCAGCTATTctattttttttatgaaagcaacTCATCCGATCCATTCGTTAGTTGAGCTTTCGTTAAGTACTAGAAGGGTCGGACGCGCTTTGCTGCGTGGTTGGCGTTGTTGGTTTTCTTCAAAAGATAATCACTCTATTTTAAAATATAAGATGTATTACTTTTTTGAAAAGCTAAACCTTTTAtgtttgatcaaatttgtagaaAAATATATCAAAATCCATAATATCAAAATCGAATTTTCAAATTCATCATGAtatgaatttttatttttttaatattgtggatgtcgatatttttgctCCAAACTTGGTCAAATTCAAAGACATTTGAATTTATACAAATCTAATACCCTTTTATATTTTTGGGcgatggaatatttagtttggcgggtGGGGAGATGATAGAGTGTGTTTCGTTTTTATTTATAATGCGGTTATTTGGTGGGCCTTTCATGCCGTGATTCTGTGTTATCCGCTAatcaacctatatatatgtggggaaatTTCGATGGCGGTGGTCGCATGTAGTACTATATTGTTGTTACAATATCACATGGTGGCGCTTCTTTTTTCAGGTGGTGGAAGGGTGCACGGGATTTATATGTTTTTATTGGCCGGTTGctgctgattgatttgaaaaatcattGGACTGATCAAAATCGTAAACCAAATTCAAAATTAGATAACTCAATTGAATGAAAGAGCTTCAAAATTAAGGAACATAGTGAATTAAAAAAATTGAATGGGAGAGATTGAGAAAGTGTTGACCCGGTCAAAACCAGTTGACCCAATtctaaattgaatacctcaattaaGTAAGAGACCTTAAAAATTAGAAAGCATAGTTAATAGTATAAAAAATTGAATGAGAGCAGCTTAGAGAAATCGTTGACCCGGTCAAAATAGGGTAACCCAATTCTAGTTGGAGACCTTAATTGAACGTGAGCTATTTAAAACTAAGGAGCTTAGTGTTATAGAGGATATCCAACATACGTACTACTATTAACTTTAGTACaaattaagacacttattttgacaTGGAGGGAGTACCAAACTCTTTTGTCTCGTGCATACTCCCTCGGTACGCATAAGGCTGCACATAATGAAAGTATCATAAGCAGTAGTATGCATTTGAACTAGGCTTTTTTTACGATGTGTCACACAGTTAAATGAGAAAATATcatattatgatacggtatcatattAAATATTGTACTACTTTAtgtcatgcatgacaattaataaAGCAATCTAATATAGTAACTTATGATATTATGCATTGCAGAAGTAATATCATATACTACTATCATACTAGTATATAATACTTTTCATTGGCAGCCTAAATTGGCTTATCACATAAAAAAAACTAGGCCTAGCGTTCAGAGGAAACCAGTCTAGTTTTGACTCTAGGCTAATTAATTGTACTCCTACGCATGGAGTATAGTAGGCAGCGGTAGACCGTAGACACTTCGAGTGTGGCTCCACGTGGGACTTTTTTTTTTACTGTTTTGACCCGTTTGCTAAAGTTTTGcacgatttttttttgaaactttggCCTCTTTATTAGATCAAATCACCGTTACATCATCCACCAACCACTTACAATTAATGCCGGCGGTCCGTCAACCCACAACGAGGATGGATTTGAGACCGCCAGCCTAGCGAGCTCATGAGAGACACAGTTTGCACGATTTAAGCTTACTTCAAAACATTTTTTGGATCTGACCTTTTTGAAACGCTATCATTACGGTGTTTTGATTACATGGGAGACAACATAACCTATGGCGTTTGACTCTCGCCCACACACATTAGTTGGTGCCGATGTGACACAGAGGAGACGCCGCAGGAGCTGGCATTTGCCCAAAATGCCACATCTTTTGGAGTTTGGCCCATCCAAGCCTATAGCAAAATTAGCAGCTAAATAAATGATCAAATGGACCTGAGATGTGTTTGCTAGCGTGTGGAACTGCGTACTAGAATCAAAGGTTTTGAGTACTGTAACAAgcattttaattttattttttttaaattgtgAACTGACTCATTATTTAATGTAGTTAGTAGTAATGTTCGGTTCTAGCTATTCCATATTGTTAGTGGGcgggttttttatttttattttgacctGTGAGCTCACTGATTATTCATCGTAATTAGTAGCAATGTTTGGCCCCTACCTAATTATGTATTGTTAGTTGGCTCGTAATTAACAAGATAATATTACATAAGTTCAGttattaaaataaaaaacaaaaatgaaACTACGCGAGGTACCGGACGGTGAGCTTGCATGCATGGCCGTTCTGGCCAGAGGTGCCTCCTCGTTGTCCGGTCCGCTGTCGTTGTCGTCGGTGTCATCGTAGGAGCCGCGAAAGGGCATGACAACCCTGACCGGCCGCCGCCTGGTGGTCGCGACGCAGCCGATTGGCTTCCTCCACTGCCTGGACTGGTCCTCAACCCAGGCCAATGCGAGGTTGAGGTCCACCCGAACACACTACAACGTGACGCTCGGCATTGCGAACACGGCTCGATGATGTGCATTGCATCACTCCCGTCAAGCTGCCTCCCTATTGGATGCCATCACAGTGCTCGGCGGTGACGTGCCGCCGCCTCCGCGGCCGAGGTACTGGAGGAGGTGCGCATGCATTCGCGGTCGCCGGGAAGGGCTTCTTCTTATTCATGGCGATTGGGCAGGGATGGCGGCGCCCTCGCCTTGCCCACTAGAGGCGGCTCAACAATGACGCTGGACAGAGGAGGGCATCCGGTCTGGCTGAGCATCGGGAAGGGCACCTCCTCCTCGACGCGGCGTCCGATCTAGACATCGATGTTGCGCGGCGGGAGGGCTGCTGCTCCTCGATGAATTACAATGAATAATTAGTCAGCTCACAGGCCAAAACCAATATTATGTTGTGATCtaaattcatatataaatataAAGGGTAACTTCTGATGAGCGGAGCAGAGGCCGTCGCTGGGAGGCTTGTGTCCCGTCTGTGTTGGACGCCCGCATACATTCTCCCGGGTTGGTTCCGGTTTGCCGAAATGAACCCGACGATGCCACCGATGACGATAGCAACAGCAGTGGACCGGACAATGATGGAGGTTCCGCCGGTCAGGGCAGCCATGCGTATGAGCTCACCATCCGGTACACACGCGTAGTCTTGATTATGTTTTTAATTTTAATTGAACTTATGCAATATCGTCTGGTTAATTACGAGCCAACTAACAATGCAGAACTAGGTAGGGGTCAAATATTTCTACTAATTACAATGAATAATCAGTCAGCTCACAGGtcaaaacaaaaccaaaaataaaaaaaaacgccGACTAACAATATGTAATTAGCTAGAACCAAACATTTACTACTAATTACACTAAATAATCAGCCAGTTCACAATTTAAAATAAAAATATAATTAAAATGCTTGTTACAGTACTCAAAATCTTTGATTCTACTACTACGCAGCTGCACAGGCTAGCAAACACATCTCAAGTCCACCTGGTCATTTGTTTAGTTGCTAATTGTGCTATGGACTGGGCTGGGGCAAACACCAAGAGCAGTGGCATTTTGGGCAAACGCCAGTACCTGTGGCGTCTCCGCTTCGCCACATTGGCACCAGCTACTGTGTGTGGCTAGAATCAAACGCCATAGGTCATGGCGTCTCTCATGCAACCAAAACGCCATGGTTGATGGCGTTTCAAAAAGGATCCGGTCCTGAAGTAGAGTCAAATCATGCTAAACTTTAGCAAACAGGTCAGAACAGCGAAAAAGTCCTCCACATGTGAGCAGAAACAGCATGACTGCCGCCTGCCGGTGCAACACGAGAAATTGCCGGAATGCTAAATGTGGAAAGGGCCGGTCAGCCGAAGGGAAGGGTGGGTCGGTCGGTCGATGGTATGGCCGCGGAGTGGCGACTGCGACTTGAGTGTGTGCCGAGGGTCGTTGGACGCGTTCCTTCCATGTAGGGCTGCAAATTAAACGAGTCGAGCTTgagcgagttggagttggctcagcttaactcatatgaaaattcgagcaagctcaaactgagtgaagctcatgatcgaactgtagaacatgactcgtgctcagcttgtaaTGATCTCGAGTGAATCTCGAGCTAGTTCCGAGCTAAATGAGATGGTAAAAAAAATTatgtaaaacaaaaaaaattaaggtgaatatgctgggaacctttgccaaaaatatagGATATTTAACACATAGTCGACCACGTGCCATTATTAGGCCTAATTCTTCTCCGAACTTAATTAAGTTTCCATGTTCGTTGGTaaataaaatgaagaaaaaatTATGGACAACATATATGGTAATAATTATCTTATTTCCATTTAATGTATATGGCATGATCgtattttttttcgagaaaactttcaatctattcatcttctatcgtggcagtacaacgaacactagaaataataaaaattacatccagatccgtagaccacctagcgacgactacaatcactgaagcgagccgaaggcgcgccgccgtcatcacccctccctcgacggagtcgggcacaacttgttgtagtagacagtatggaagtcgtcgtgctaaggccccgtagaaccagcgcaccagaacagcaaccgtcgctgatgaagaataacgtagatcgaaagggtccaacccgaagacacacgaacatagacgaaccaCAACCTGATCCGAGCAAATTCCCCGAGGAtagatccgtcggagacacacctcTACACGGCCACcaatgatgctagacgcaccaccggaacggggactaggcggggagacatttattccatcttcagggagccgccgccgtctcgtcttcctgactaggacacaaaccctaacaaatcttgaaggaacgactaacaacggagccctcccgccggccctttccaggatccaccgcgcccccatggccctagtgccaccggagacgaggcggacctgcagCGGAGCCGGCAAGAGGCACGAACCCTAGCTTTTCTTGGAAGAGGAGGCAGCGGCTGTATGGCATGATCGTATAACATAATGATATTATGTCGAGCTATCGAGTTAAAATCGAGCGAGCCAACATTGACTTAAGATCGGCTCGTTTCTCGATCGAGTtacataaagtgttcaaactcagcTTATTTCTTTTCAAGTCAATCCCGAGTCGGGCCAAAAAACAAGTCGATCTCAAACGGCTGACGAGCCTCGAGCTTTTTTTGCAGCCCTACTTCCATGCCCCCTCTGAGTCCGAGTCCGTCCTAGCAGGTGGAAAGCGCGGCTCGGCTTCGCTCCGGTACGTTGGCTAGACTAGCCAACGTGGTGGCTCACCGTGCAAACTCATCAAGCGCACCGTGGACGTTGGCTAGGCTACCAATTGAGCACGGAGAATTTCTTCTTGTTGACTCGGTCTCCGCAACCGCAAGGAGTTGTGGTGTTTTTTCCTCTTCCGAAAAAGGTAGGTTTAATCTTACAAGCATCTCTTACATCTTACATGGTCTGATTCTACCTCGATCGGATCGATTAATCCTGCGGAAAATCCAGCTCCGGATCCAAGAGGAAAGTGATAGGGTTATCTACGTGTCCGCGACAACACTTTTTTTCGACAAAaggtggattttattgactcaaaatgaagcatcaagtagATACGAACACAAtaagcacacacccggcctctgcatagctaagatgcacacagccaaccccAATACACATAGAAAAGCCCGCTGGCAAATAGCatagtcatataagaccaaagctatgcctaaacgagagaagaagaaaaatcaaatcaaacaaatCTGCGATCGACAAAATACAACAACAACcgtatccgcaccaaccatctcatgacaccataatgacaatgaggttcttcaacagcaacgccttcacgAAGGGAGCAACGCTCTACACCgtcgtcaccggatccaaccatcaAAGGTCAGATTCTAGGTTTTCATCCTGAAGAACCAGTCTGAGcaaatccgagcaatgccttcaacaaggtaacaacaCAAAGCATCGCCATTGCCATGTATGACCAACTCGTGTCAGACCTaggttttcaccccggagctcaaGACCAAGTACTTGAGAAGCAGCACCATTTGAGTCAATAATATGTTGTTGCCACCATTTTTCAGCGGTCCAAGCAGCTGCATGTGCTGGCCTAGAAAGCCGACCTCCATCACTGCACAACCTTACCCTTTGCATCAAGCTGTCGTTCATAGATTGCATCTCACGGTCAAAGGCAACCACCAGATCAGAAGGGAGAAATCCTCGCGAAGATCTTGCGGTGGCCATCGCAATCTGTAGAGAGGCGCCACACCAAGCCAGAGTGATCACTATGGACCAACACGTACGGTGTAGCACATCTTCATCATCGTTGATTGCCACCTCGCCAAAGAGAGTTCTGTCCAAGTCATCGACCTAGGGGCCGACATGACTGGATCTGATGCACGGAAAGCAGCACTTGGGGCTTCACTTGGTGGTCATTGTTCTGCCTGGCGGCGGCCAGCTGGAGACCGTCGCGGTCACCATTATGCGTGGTGGAGGCAGCCAGCCGTGCCCCTATGTGCCTACATTCTAATTTTGATCCTCGTGATCCTATGTTCATCTTCCAAATCGGACGACCAGCTCACACATGAAAAGCCACTCTCCTCTGGCGATATGCTTGTCTTCAGAGGCAGGGACTTCACGCTCTTCTTCTCCCCAGCAAACTCCACCACGGGCTCAGACCTTGGTATATGGTACCACAATATCCCAGGCCACATAGTAATGTGGAGTGCCAACTGTGACAACCCAATCGCTGCCACTTCATCTCCCATGCTTGCCATCACCAACAATTCCGACCTTGTGTTGTCTGACTCCCGAGGTCGCACTCATTGGGCGGCAAAGATGAATAAATCGCCGACATGGGAGTTGATGCAGCACTATGCCTGCATGACATGGGCAATTTGGTCATCTGATTCTCAAATAGGTCAATTATATGCATGGCGAAGTTTTGAACATCAATGAACACCATCCTCCCGAGTATGAGGTTCTTGCTGAGCAAGAAGGACCACGTACTCAGACGCCTTGTTTCTTGGAAGGACCCGAATGAACCATCCATTGGAGAACTTTTCTTTGAGCCTTGACTCCAGCTGGAACCTTCAAATGGTCATTTGGCATGGGACAAGGCCCTATACCGCATCTCCATGCTCAATGGTTGCGCCGGTGTGCGGTGGCATATACCAAAAGACCATCTCCTATGAAACGGTTGGGAGCACATGTAATGGGTTTTTATTATACATATACCATCTCTGACAAGTCGCCGTATGTGGGCGTGTTGAGGACTCTTAGCTGGAATGATCGCTAATAATGGACAATTATCTTTGCACGCCTAGCTAGTGGCTATGAAAGCTACGCCTTGTGTGGCCCATTCGGCTATGCCGACTACATGGGTGCTGAACCTTCATGCCATTGCATCGATGGGTTTGATCTAGCTTGAATTAACTTTTCTAGCGAATGTAGAGGAACAACGGTGCTGAAATGTGGCAAGCAAAGTCATTTTGTGACCTTACCTAGAATGAAGGTTCCAAACATTTTTTTACATATCCTAAATTGAAGCTTTGAAGATTGCATAGCTGAGTGCAGCAAACAACTGCTCTTGTATGGCCTATGCTTACAACAACTCCGGCATTAATAGCATTATGGCAGACCAATCAAGGTGCTTGATCTGGATAGGGGAGCTTGTTGACAGTGGGAAGTATAACCAACGATGGTGCAAATGCTGAGGTAGAATAAATAATGTCGCTAGTTTTAAATTCATCTTCATTGTTTGAGTGTTAATAACAAAGTATTTACCTATAGCAAGCAACCGACGAAAGAAGAAAATCCATAAGAGACTAATGGTAGGTTGCCTTGGCTCCTCCAATTAATTTGGAGGTGAGAATCAAAATTTCCCATTTGTTAGCTTTGAGGATATGGTCACCACAATGGATAACTTCTTTGACTGGAAACCAATTGGAAGGAGAGGTTTCGTCAAATTTTACAGGataaaaaaaattcacatccaaagcTATAGTAGTGCATGCTCTCCTCGATAATATAATTTTGTGCCCGGACTCATCTACACCCGGTGaatagtaaaataaaaacaaatagcacaaaaaatgatttttttttatgGTGCAAGATGTTCAAATGTTTGATGTTCGTGTAAATTTTTAGGTCTTTGGACATTctaggagctcgtggcaaaaaagaTAAAAGCGGGTCTGAACAGTGTTCTTTTTAAAAGTTTTCCAGACACCCAATTTTTTCTTTTTTACCACAAGCTCCTCGAAAGTCCGAACTTCATCAAATTTTGCACGGGGCATCATGCACGTGAGCATCTTGCGCCATGAAGAAATTCGATTTTTTAATTGTTTTGCTATTTAAAACTAATTTACTGTTCACACCCAGGCTCAACTGATCCCCCGTGCAGAATAGCCGCATCCATGCTCTCCTTTTTTATGTTAATTATATTAGTAGAAAACACTTGTTGTCGATGTTTCACTATACATGATGATGCAATGATGTAGGGAATGTTGGAAGGTTTCAACGAAGATGCAATCAAAAGGCTTAGTCTGGATTCTGCGCAAGGGATATTGGAGTTCAAAAATAAATAGTACTAATTGCTAAACTGTAACACAAAAACCTAGTTAGGCTTCTTGGTTGCTACATTCATGAGATGAGTGGTTACTTATCTATGAATAGTTATCGACCAAAACTTTGGATGCCTTCCTTTTTGGTATATTTAAACTTTTAATAGATATTAAAACTCTAATTAGCCAAAAGGATATCACTAACAACTAGTGATatacattgtttattttttatcttTGGAGATGCTTCAAAACAATATGTGCTAGATTGGCCGGTACCTACAACCGGTTTGGATGATGGTCTAACAATAGGATAGATGTATAGTCATCTAGTCCTATTTTTGCCGGTTGTGGCTTTGTTTGTCTCTTTTCAACTCATTTTGAGTTCTTGTATTGTACTACATACTTGGTGCGTACTTtgattaataatatggctgcatgcatcaaaGCATCATTTTGATGCAGAGGCACCGGGGGCAATCCTTCTTTTCAAAAGACAATGCAAGCTCAGATAGATTGGATGAGTCTGCATGGATAACAGGgctgatgagagagagagagagagagagagagagagagagagagagagagagagaggtgtcggcAAAGTTCCAGGTTGCAGCTGAGGTTTTTTTTGGTAAATCCATACTAGTGATATACCTCTGGCCTGTACATCTGAAAGATGCATGCAACTGAGGTTAGCGGCAGAGTTCTGAATTCTATGTAGGGCATCAACCACTGCTGGTGCGGAGGGTGTGTTACCTTGAACCTGTCTTGCATGGAGCCGTGAGGCTTCTGGGCAAAATCGAATGAAGTATTCAATTGGGATTAACTCCCCACGGtgaccatataaaaaataaattaTATAATCCACTACTTGTTGTGGTATTACCAAAATTGGTGGGCAAATAACATAAGACAATACTGAAAATTTTGTTGAGACTTGAGATCTCTTATTTAGGGGTATATTGGCATATTGCACCAAGTTCACCTCCAAAACTGTACCTGTTGCTCCGTTAGACAGTAACAATGTAACATCACTACCCTTGATTTTGTTCAAAATGCTTAATTAGTTTCCACTCATTATTTCTTTTTCCTTTGCCTTGTGTAATAAAAAAATGCAAACGTGGGATCCAAGTTTCATCCGATAGCGGAGAGATCTCTCAAGCTGCATTTTGTTGAATCTCCTAAACTGGACAAGAAGCTGCAAGAGATCTCTGATAGAAATTGTTGGAAAAAATAGCCCTGTAACGAAACAATCCGTGCAAGATACAGAGAATTGTTGCCTTGGCACTGGTTGTTTCTTCAATGGGAAAATTGGTGATTTTTTATTGAGAATGCTCGCTCAGTTGATGGGCACTGCTGATATCCTTGGAGCATTGCTTAGCGAAGCACCAGGTGCGGACCTTGGAGGTCTAGCTGCTCGCTGGCCTCCCTCCATCCAAGACAAGCTGCTGCGTGCCGTGGCCCGTGCATCTTTGAATGTTTTATGTGGACAATAAAAGGGATGTTTGTTTACCGAATTCCAAATACTGTTACGCAATTTAACACTATATGTTTTGCTTCGTTTGTGTATTTTGGTCATCATAACAAACTCAGTCACTCATGTTGCTTCCTTCCAGCTCAAATGCCATGCAACGCAACGGTGCAGCAGCCCATCTTTTGCCCCCACCAGCTTTGCATATACCTTTTTTGGACAGGTCAATTTGTTTTAGTGAACGTTCTCACTAGCTAGGATGCTATGGAGTTTATTTGTTTTGTTTCAGAGAACAGCAAGGACCTTTTTAGTAAATATCGTATTCCAAGAAGGATATTTCTAATTTTGATTGGAATATATTGTAATGGGTGTGAATTTCAAATGATTATATACCACATACATTGAGAAACACATGCACTTAGATAAGAGATTATATGGTTGGTGACCACATTATGTGAGGCATGTTGATTCATGAGATGCGAACATTCAAATTATTTGTATCAAGTAGGAAAAATGAATTGTGCAGTTCACATCAAGTTTCCAAGAAAGTTACACGTTGGATTAAAAAAATAACTGTTGTAGCTGGTAGTTTGTCTAAATCCTTAATTAATATGTGTTGTCAGAGACATGCATTGTACGTGGACAGATACTAAGGCGTAGGTAAGATGGCTCAAGTTACCTAACAGACTGTCAACACCCATGGCTCAACAAAAAATATATAACCGGTACAAGTACAAGAATTTGGAAAGAGGGCTATATAAGACATGGTTGTGAGAATAAAGGTGGGTGGAAGGAGGGGGTCAATAGAAATAAGATACTGCCGTTCTATTTCTGAATAAGAGCATAC
This region of Triticum aestivum cultivar Chinese Spring chromosome 2D, IWGSC CS RefSeq v2.1, whole genome shotgun sequence genomic DNA includes:
- the LOC123050496 gene encoding uncharacterized protein isoform X2, with translation MAGRLRKRVRVRRLGPATRVAEPRALPPPAVAPLALIDPDSPAARREMRRVVRERFPDRSEWADIHLQIIGHATFAERARFVGDEGADEVELLFWAIQEAESAIPEQAARWASFRTANPSRLNIRPPRVDALASIPPEELPPGVLPPAHH
- the LOC123050497 gene encoding uncharacterized protein — encoded protein: MASSSSSSSARSSRIATCLVLVLLVVSLREASAGRPLRPARDVSSDSELKDQAIVDKYAPLLPTMLPRGLAPPSAPSGGTNEAGN